The window TCACCCGGACGAAGAACGGCTGCGGCTCGATATCGGGCGCAAGCGTGGTGTTGTCGGGATCGAAGAACACGATGAGGTCGATGTCGCTGGAATAGTTCAGCTCGCCCGCCCCCATCTTGCCCATCGCGAGCACGATCAGCCCGCAGCCCTCCTCCGGAGCCTCGGGATCGAGTGGCACGATCTTGCCGCGTGCGGCTTCCTGCCGCAGCAGATACTGGAGCGCCGCCTGCACCGAGGAGACGGCGAGGTCGGTCAACGCCGCCGTCACCCGCATCACCGGCCAGACCCCGCCGATGTCGCACAGCGCGATCAGGAGCGCCGCCTCCGCTTTCATGCGGCGAAGCAGCCGCATCACCTCGGCCTCGTCGCCTGCCACGAGCACCGCGCCCCTCGCCTCCGCGATCAGCGCGGCGAGATGCGCGCCCGGTTCGCATTCGAGCAGCCGGATCAGGCGCAGCGGATCGGCGCGCACCAGATCGAACAAATAGGGCGAGAATTCCGCGATTCCAGCGAGGATATTCCGGGCGAAGGGATGGACCAACAAGGCTTCCAGACGGGCTGATTGTGCCGGCTCGAGCTCGGCCAGCCAGTTGTCCAGACGTCGTTCGTCGGTTGTGGAAGCGGCAATATGGGGAGCCTCCGCGAAGCGCGCGGCCAGGCTCTCACCATGCTTGTCCGCGTTTCCCGGCGCGGAGTGGTTCATGCCACCTTCTGTGGCACATCCGGTATTGGAGGAGCAACCCTGTCGCCGGCACCCACGCGCACCGGCAGCAGCAGCGTGGCGACGAGACCGGGCTGGGCATCGCCCAGCCGCAATTCGCCGCCATGCAGTGTGGCGACGGCGGACGCGAGGCTGAGGCCGAGGCCGGAGCCCGGCATGGTGCGGCTCGCCTCCAGCCTGACGAATCGCTCGACGACGTGCTTGCGATCGGCTTCGGGGATTCCGGGACCGCGGTCGGCGACACTGAGCAGCACCTGGTCGCCCTCGCGCTTCGCCTCGATCGTAATCTGCCGGACGTCCATGCTGACGACAGTTCCCGCCGACTGCGCGGCCGGCTTGCCGTATTTGATCGCGTTCTCGACGAGATTGGCGAGCGCCTGGCTGATCAATTCGCGATTGCCGTGCACGGGCGCGGCTTGCGTCTTGACCTTCAAGGTCATGCCGTCGTCTTCGGCCAGCGGCTCGTAGAGTTCGTGAATGCCGTTGGCGACATCGGCCGCGTCGAAATCATCCATGTTGCCGCGCGCCTGACCGGATTCCGCGCGCGCGATCATCAGAAGCGCGTTGAAGGTGCGAATCAGTCCGTCGGATTCTTCGATGGTCCGCTCCAGCGCGGCGCGGTAATCGGCCTCGCAGCCCGATCTCGCCAGCGCTTCCTCGGCGCGGTTGCGCAAGCGCGTCAGCGGCGTCTTGAGGTCGTGGGCGATGTTGTCGGAGACCTCCTTCAACCCCGCCATCAGCGCCTCGATCCGCTCCAGCATAGCATTGAGATTTTCGGCGAGGCGGTCGAGCTCGTCGCCGCTACGCCCGACCGGCAGGCGTTCGCTGAGATCGCCGGTCATGATGCGATGGGCCGTGCCGGACATCGCGTCGATGCGCGTCAGCACCCTGCGCGCAACGAAAACGCCGCCGCCGAGACCGAGCACCACGACGATCAGGACCGACCATTGTGCCGCCTTGGCCACGATGCCGAACAACCGCCGCCGCTCGGCGAGGTCACGGCCGATCAGCAACCGGAAGCCGTTTTCCAATTCGGTGACGCGCACCAGCGCACGATGATCGCGATCGTCGGCGTCCTCGATCCGCCTGTAGGCCGTCTCGGACCAGCCGCGCGTCGCCATCACGCCGGGCGCCAGCGAGCCGACATTGCCGGCAACCGCCTGTCCCGTCGGCGTGGTCACGAGATAGAGGTTCGCGCCCGGCCGCAGCGCCCGGTACTCGATCGTGCGCACGAGGCCGAACAAGCCCCGGCGGCCGTAGATCTCGGAGATCTCCGAGGTCTCGGCATTCACCGTCTGCGTGATTTCATCGGTGATCAGCCGCCGCGTATTCCAGGCGAAATAGGCGAGCAGCGAGGCCGCGAACATCGCAAACAGCAGCAGGTAGGCCAGCGTCAGCCGGAATGCCGTGGTGCGGACGAGTTTACCGAATGCCGTCACGGATCATATACCCGGCGCCGCGGATCGTGTGCAGCAGCGGCCGCTCGAAGCCCTTGTCGATCTTGGAGCGCAGCCGCGAAATGTGCACGTCAATCACGTTGGTCTGCGGATCGAAATGGTAGTCCCAGACGTTTTCCAGCAGCATGGTGCGCGTCACCACCTGGCCGGCATGCTTCATCAAATATTCGAGCAAGCGGAATTCGCGCGGCTGCAGCGTCAGTTCGTCCTTGCCGCGCGCGACGCGGTGGGACAGCCGGTCGAGCTCGAGGTCGCCGACACGGTAGAGCGTATCCTCGGCCGGGCCACCGCGGCGGCGCGACAGCACCTCGACGCGCGCCAGCAGCTCGGCAAAGGAATAGGGTTTTGGCAGATAGTCGTCGCCGCCGGCGCGCAGGCCCTTGATGCGGTCATCGACCTGTCCGAGCGCGGAGAGAATCAGCACCGGCGTCGAATCGTCCTTGTCGCGGAGCGCGCCGATCAGCGCCAGCCCGTCGCGCTTGGGCAGCATGCGGTCGACCACCAGCACGTCGTAATCGCCGCTCTCGGCCATGGAAAGGCCTTCCTCGCCGTCGCTGGCGTGGTCGGCAATGTGACCGACCTCGCGAAACGCCTTCACGAGATAATCGGCGGATTCGCGGTCGTCTTCGATGATGAGGAGGCGCATCGTGCGGTCGGCGGCGGTCAAGGAGGTCAACCCTTCTATCAACATGGCGCGGGCAGCAATCGCATGCAAGCCGAGCGGGAGATTCTTAGGCCGATAAACATTGGGCCGACAAAGAAAGGCGGGCGGTGAAGCTGGGGGGACCTCACCGCCCTAGGCCTTCCGACGGAGGGGGGCGTAATTCCACCGGAAGGTAGCTGTGGGGAGCGAACGTTACGCTGCTCCCCGGAAGGGCGTCGGCGGCGGGGGCGACTGATGCCGGTGACACCCTTCATCTCGTCAGTTTCCCGAGGCCTAGCCCTTGCCTAACCCTTGGCGATGGGCACGGCGACGAAGCGCGACTGGCCGCCGCTCTTCACGCGCATCAGGACGCTGTTCTTGTTGTCGGTCCGCGCCGCGGTGATGGCGTCGCGGACTTCGCCGGCGGTGCTCACGCTCTTGCCGCCGACTTCGAGAATCACGTCGCCTTCCTTGAAGCCGCGTTCGGCCGCAGCACTCTTCGGATCGACCTCGGTGACCACGACGCCGTCCTTGCCGGCGCCGGCCACGGAGTTAGCAGGCGCAACCGTCATGCCGAGCTTCGGCACATCGGTGCCCTTGTTCACACCCTTGCCGCTGTCGTTATCGGTGTCGGCCTTGGCCTCGACCGTGTTCGGCAACTGGCCAAGCGTCATGTTCACGACCTTGTCCTGGCCCTTGTGCAGCACGTTAAGCTTCACGGTGGCGCCAGGCGCCATGCCGCCGATGGTGCGGGCAAGCTCACGGGCGTCCTTGACGGATTCGCCGTTGACCGACGTGATGACGTCGCCGGATTCGATGCCGGCCTTGGCCGCCGGACCGTCCTTCTGCGGCTCGGCCACCAGCGCGCCTTCGGCCTTCTTCATGCCGAGGCTGTCGGCGATGTCGGCCGTGACGGGCTGGATCTGCACGCCGATCCAGCCGCGGCTGACCGAACCCTTGTCCTTGAGTTGGGCGACCACACTCTTCACGGTGTTGGCGGGGATCGAGAACGCGATGCCGACGCTGCCGCCGGAGGGCGAATAGATCGCGGTGTTGACGCCCATCACCTCGCCGTCGGTATTGAAGGCCGGACCGCCGGAATTGCCCTTGTTCACGGGCGCGTCGATCTGGATGAAATCGTCATACGGGCCGTTGCCGATGTCGCGGCCGCTGGCCGAGACGATGCCGGCGGTCACGGTGCCGCCGAGACCGAAGGGGTTGCCGACCGCGAGCACCCAGTCGCCGATCCGCGGCTTGCCGTCGGCAAGCTTGGCGAACGGGAAGTTGGAGCCGCCCTCGACCTTGATTAGAGCGAGATCGGTGCGCTGGTCGGTGCCGATCACCTTGGCACTGTAGGTCTTGCCTTCGTCGGTCGTGACCTCGACCTTGTCGGCACCGTCGACCACGTGGTTGTTGGTCACGGCATAGCCGTCGGCCGAGATGAAGAAGCCGGAGCCCTGGCCCTGCACGATGCGGCCACGACCGCCCTTCAGGCCCGGGAATCCATCCGGACCGCCGAAGCGGCGGAAGAAGCGCTCCATCGGCGAACCCGGCTGGAACGGCGAGGCGGAATCATCGCCGTCGTCGTTGCTCGCAACCTTCTCCTTGATGTTGACCTTCACCGAGATCACCGAGGGCTTCACCCGCTCGACGATGTCGGCGAAACCGATCGGGCGCTCGACCTTGCGGACCTCGTTGTTGACCTGGGCATGCGCCGGGCTCGAGAACAGGTCGGCGGGCGACGTCGACGGACTGAAGCCGTGGACGGCAATGCCGAGACCGGCGACGACCGAGGCCATCAGCGCGATTCTGCGGGCGGAAAACACGGAACGGCGCGGCTGCCGGTAGGACGGAAGATTCGTGAGATCGGGACGGTCGGTCATGCAGGGTGTCTCCAGGGCCTTGAAATCCATTTGGTGCCTGATGACGGCACCTTACGGACCTGAAGATGGGGACTTCCGCCTTACCGCGCGCTGGCTGGGGGGTTAAACTTTTGTAATGAAGGGCGCGAGCCGATGCGGCCGTTTACCGCAGGCGAAAAGGCGCGGTGTTACAGGAACTTAATAGAGTTCCAGCGACCGCCTCAAAGCGTCGAGCGGCGCCCTGCGAAGCTAGCGCGATGGGGTGGCGTCGTCGGATATCAGTGCCGCTAGCCGCGCCTCTTCGTCCGGCGTGAGCGGCGGCGCAGCCAGGTCTGCACCACTCCGCGCGCGGCGGTTTTGCCGCCACAGCGCAAAGCCGCCCCCAGCGAGCAAAAGCGGCGCGAGCAGCCACAACAGCAAGGTCTGGCGTTCGAAGCGCGGCTTCAGCAGCACGAACTCGCCGTAACGCGCGACCAGGAAATCGAGCACCTGTGAATTGCTGTCGCCCGCCGCGATCCGCTCGCGCACCAGGAGCCGCAGGTCGCGCGCGAGCGGCGCGTCGGAATCGTCGATCGACTGGTTCTGGCAGACCATGCAGCGCAGCTCGCGCGACAATTCGCGCGCACGGGCTTCCTTCACGGGATCCGCCATGATCTCGTCGGGCTGCACGGCGTGCACCGCGGGCACGGCCAACAGCATGAGCGCAACGATCGCGGCCATCATCCGGCGCATTGGATCACTCCGCCGGTTGCAGGCGCTGCTTGGCCCGCGCCGGTTTCGGCGCACCGACCCGCAGGCGCCGGTCGGACAGCGACAGCATGCCTCCGAACGCCATCAGCACCGGTCCCCACCAGATCAACAGCACCAGCGGCTTGTGATAGATGCGCACGGCGATGGCGCCTTCGGCGGTGACGTCGCCGAGCGAGATGTAGAGCTGGCTCGCACCGCGGGTCAAAAGCGCAGCCTCAGTGGTGGAGGAGCCGCGCGTGGTGAAGCTGCGCTTCGACGGCGTCATGACACTGAGAGCGTTGCCATCGCGGCTGACGTTGAATTGCGCGATCATTTCGCGGTAGTTCGGCCCCTGGCGCTCCAGCAGGCCGTCGAGCTTCAGATCATATCCGGCGACCTGCGCAACGTCGTTCGGCTTCATCGTCGCGATATATTCGCTGTTCCAGGTGGTCTCGCAGACGATCCCGATCAGCGCGATGCCGAGACCGGCATGCGCGAACACGCTGCCCCATGCCGAGCGCGGCAAGCCGCGGGCGCGATGCAGCGTCGTTGCGAACGGCAGGCGAAACAGGCCGGTCCTTTCGGCCAGATCCGTCATCGCCCCCGCGATGACGAAAACTCCAAGCCCGATCGCCAACGGCGCCAGCGCACTGCCGCCACGCGTCCACGCCCAGACGATGGCGATCACGACGAGGCCGGCGACGCCCGCCGTCAGCAGGCGCTGGGTGACACCGAGCAGATCGCCGCGCTTCCACGACAGCATCGGCCCGAACGGCACGGCGAGCAGCAGCAGAACGAACAGCGGAACGAAGCTGAGATTATAGAACGGTGCCCCGACCGACATCTTGAAGTCGGCCAGCACTTCCATCGCCAGCGGATAAAGCGTTCCGAACAGCACGACCGCGCAGGCCACCGTCAGCAGCAGATTGTTCAGCACCAGCGCGCCCTCGCGCGAGATTGGCGCAAACAGACCGCCTTGCTTCAACGACGTCGCGCGGCCCGCGAACAGCGACAGGCTGCCACCGATGAACAGGCAGAGGATCAGGAGGATGAACACGCCGCGGGTCGGATCGTTGGCGAAGGCGTGCACGGAGGTGATGACGCCCGATCGCACCAGGAAGGTGCCGAGCAGCGACAGCGAGAAGGTCAGGATCGAAAGAAGGATGGTCCAGACCTTCAGCGCGTTGCGCTTCTCCATCACCAGCGCCGAATGCAGCAGCGCCGTGCCGGCGAGCCACGGCATCAGCGAGGCGTTCTCGACCGGGTCCCAGAACCACCAGCCGCCCCAGCCGAGCTCGTAATAGGCCCAGTACGAGCCCATCGCGATGCCCAGCGTCAGGAATATCCAGGCGACCAGCGTCCACGGCCGCACCCAGCGCGCCCAGGCGGCATCGATCCGCCCCTCGAGCAGCGCGGCGATCGCGAAGGAGAACGAGATCGAGAAGCCGACATAGCCGAGATAGAGCATCGGCGGATGCACGGCGAGACCGATGTCCTGAAGCACCGGATTGAGATCGCGTCCCTCGATCGGCGGATTGACGATGCGCAGGAACGGATTCGAGGTCATCAGGATGAAGAGGTAGAAGGCGCTGGCAATCCAGGCCTGAACTGCGAGCACATGCGCACGCAACGACAGCGGCAGATTGTTGCCGAAGGCGGCAACGAGCCCGCCGAACAGCGCCAGGATCGACACCCACAGCAGCATCGAGCCTTCATGGTTTCCCCACACGCCGGTGATCTTGTAGATCAACGGCTTCATGGAGTGGGAATTCTCGTAGACATTGGCGACGGAGAAATCCGAGTTCACGTGCAGCGTTACAAGCGCAAGGAACGAGGCGCCGACGAATAGAAGCTGTGCCAGCGCGGTGGAGCGCGCCACGTTCATCAGCGCGGGATCGCGCAAGCGTGCGCCGATCAGCGGCACAGACGATTGGATCAGCGCCAGCGCGAGCGCCAGCACCAGTGCGTAATGTCCGGCTTCCGCGATCACCGCACCGCTCCCTGCGAATTGCCCTGCGCCGTCGTCGCCGCCGGCTTGATGCCATCAGAAGCCTTGGCGTTTTCAGAAGCCTTGGCGTTTTCAGAAGCCTTGGCGCCGTAATCGTCCTTCCAATGCCCTTGCTTCTTCAGGGCATCGGCGACGTCCTTGGGCATGTAGGTCTCGTCGTGCTTGGCCAGCACGGTGTCGGCCCTGAATACGCCCTTGGCATCGAGCGCGCCTTCGGCGACGATGCCCTGCCCTTCACGGAACAGATCGGGCAGGATGCCCTTGTAGGCGACAGGCAGCTTGGCGCCGCCGTCGGCGACTTCAAACGTCACGGCGAGATTGTCGCCGCGCTGGAGCGAGCCCGGCTGCACCAGCCCGCCGAGGCGAAAGCGCTTGCCGGGCGGGACGTGCTTCTCGGCAACCATGGTCGGGGTCGAGAAGAACACGATGGAATCGCGCAAGGCGTTGAGCACCAGCGCGGCCGCGAGCGCGAGCACGGCGAGCGATCCGCCGATGATGGTCATCCGTCGCTGCTTGCGCGTCATGGCGTATCCATTCTCCGCTCGTCTCGTCCTATGTCCGTCATCCGTCAAGCCCGAGAGTCTTGAGGCCTTCGTTAAGCTGGCGCAGCCGCTCGGAATCCTTGGCGACCGCCTGACGGGCGTCGGTCGAGGCGCCCACCGCCTTGTCGCGGTCGCCCATCACCAGATAGGCGCGCACCAGACGCAGCCAACCCTCGACATCGTCGCCGTTCTGCTTGAGGCGCGTGGCGAGACGTTCGACCATGCTGCGGATCATCGCGTTGCGATCGCCGTCGTTCATCTCCTTGGACGCTGCGATCGTCTCGTCGGACAGGGCCGGCATCGTCACGCCGCCACCGCCGACCCGCGCGAGCGAGGTCTGCACCAGCGGCCGCCACGGCGCATCCGCGGGTGCTTTCGCCAGCAGCGCGCGCCAGATATTGGCCGCGTCACCGTTGCGGCCGTCCTGCTCGGCAGCGAGCCCGAGAAAATAGTTCGCCTTGGGATCGTCGGCATTGAGCGCATGCGCGCGTTCGAACTCGGTCTTGGCTTCCGCCGTCACCACGCCGCTGGCAGCGGCCGCGATCGCCTCGCCGAGATCGGAGCGCCGCTCCGCGCTCTCGCCGTTATAGGTGATCGAATTGCGATAGGCGCGCGCGGCCTCGTCGAAACGACCGAGCCGTTCCAGCACCGGCGCGAGCACATTCCAGCCGCGCCCGTCGGTCGGGTTCTTGTCCAGATGTTGCTGGACCTGCACCACGAGGTTCTCGAGCGATTGCCCCATGCCCGACCCGGACCCGCGCTCCCGCTGCGCCAGCGGGAAATCGCGGAGCGCAGGCGAGCCGAGTGGAACATAGATCGCGACCGCCACCAAAGGCAGGCCGACAAGCGCCAGCGCGGCGGCCGCGCGACGCCATTTCAGACTGGATGTCGGCGCGAGCGCGGACTCGCTGCCGGCTGCGGCGAGCAGCCTGCGGCTGATCTCGACGCGCGCGGCTTCGGCTTCCGGGGGCGCAATCAGCCCCGCGGCAAGGTCACGCTCGATCTCGGCCAGTTGGTCCTTGTAGACCGCGACTTCGCTGCCTTGATTGTCCGGGCGCCCGCCACGGCCGAGCGGCCAGAGCACGGCGAAAATCGCCGCGACCGTCATCAGCGCGAACACGAACCATAGCGTCATCTGGCAAGCTTCCGGCAGCGCGTGAGCCGCGCCCACAGGTGGCTTTACACCACGGCCGGACGATGCGGCAATTGACAATTGTCAATTTGGCGCGAGCGCACCCAGTCTCGAAATGGTGAAAATCCAACGGCTTAGCCGATCTCGAACTCCGCGCTTTGAGCGGCGTTCTCACCGTGCCCGTTGAAGGCCCTCAGGAAGTATGTTCCCGGCTCGATTGCATCGGGCAATCTGATGCGCAATGCGCCGACGGGAACAGGCGATGCAACCCTGGTGACCGTCTCAGGCAGTTGCCGGCCGCTTGCCTTCTCGACGAGCACCACCTTCGCGCCGACCATCAACCTTTGATATTTGGCAACAATGACGCGGTTTTCGATTTCGATGGAGCTGATAACGGGTTTCATGCGCCCACAGATAGAAATTCCAAAAGCTTGCACGGGACCGTAGGGCCCACGACCGGCATCGTCAACTACAAATTGTGATCACACAAAGATGCGCTTGGATCAGCTCGCGCGCGTCGATTTGCGCTCGCCCGTCGCCGCGTTCTCCGCGGCGCGGCTCATCAGCGAGGCGTAATCATCGCCAAACAGCACCTGGCAGAAGCGGATCGCAGCCTGCACCTGCTGCTGCCGGTAGGTACGGACCTTGTGATCGGCGGCGCGCAGCGACTGCACCAGCTGCTCGGTCGACCGCTCCACATATTGCTGGAGGTCGGAATAGGTGCGCAGCGTCACCTCGTTGATCGCAAGCTCGCTCGCGTAGTTGCGGCAGGTCGCGACGAAGTCGACCAGCGCGACGGTCTCCTCGACCTCGGTGCTGTCGATCCGCGCTCCGGGCGGAATGTCCTTCTCGGCGCGCTGGCGCAGGATGCGGCGGACGCGGCCGGGAACGCTGTCGATCTCCGATTGCAGCGCATTGGAGATGTCGGCCCGGATCGAGGTCAGCTGCTTGCCCCAGGGGGAATCGTTGCGCAGGTCGAGCTCGGTGCGCAGGCCGCGGACGCCGTCGTGCAGCGCCTTGAGATTGTCGGCGACGGTCTCGAAATGCCCGCGCTTGATGTCCATGCGCAAATTGGCGGCAACGCGGGCCAGATCGTGCAGGGCCATCGTGACGGCGGCGCCATAAGGCGTTGCCGCGACGCGGATCTCGTCGTCGGACGCGGCGATCTTGATGGCGAGGCGAATGATCTGCCACGGCGCGGTCATGCGCTGGACCACCACCGACAGCGCAAAGGGCAGCATCTGCGGGGTCTGGAGCACGGGAATGTTGAGCGCAGCGTTCACCGAGGCGATCTGGGGGTCGCCGAAGGCGCGCAGGAAGCGCGGCAGCTTTTCATTGAGCGTGCCGAGCGCCTCGCGAACCCCGAGCACGGCGCCGATCGAATAGAGATCCTCGATCACGTTGGGCGGGCCAACGCGGGCGAGCGCACGCGACTTGTCGCCGCCGCCGGGCCCCGTCAGCTCGAAGATGGCGTCTGCGGCTACCGCCTGAAGCTTTAGCGCCAGCGCCTCGACCTGCCCCGCACTGTCTGAAGCCGGCATGCGCGCCAGCGCCGCCTCGAATTCAGCCACCTTGTCCGGCGCACCGTCGCGTCCGAGCCATTGCCAGATCGGATGCAGCGAGGAGCGGCGGATCTGGCCGACCCGGATCGGGGCACCGGCTTCCACCAGGAACGGTTCCAGCACCTGGAACAGCAGCCGCGACAGATCGTCGGTCCGCGGCGGCACGGCCTCTTCAGCATCGGTCTTGCGCACGATCTTGCGCAACTGCTCGAGCACGAGGGTCGCGACGGCCGTATCCTGGCCACGCTCGAGCGCGCGCTCGAACTCCCGCATCAGCAGCGCCTGCGCCTGTGGCGGGAGCTGCGCGAGATATTCCCTCAGCCGCTCGATCGATGTCTGGCTCATGCGCCCGGGTAATGCACGGTAAAATGTCGGACGTGGGATGCGTCCGGCGCGATCATAGGTGGGTGCGCCTTAAGAAGCGGTTGAGGAAGTCGCTCCGAATACCTCGGGTTTCGCCCCGAAGCCAAAAATAAGTGTGCAGGATCAGAGGATTATATTCCGGGCAGCACCAGCTCGGCCCGCAGGCCCCCGATCGGCGCACTGCCGAGCGAGAGGCTGCCGCCATAGAGGGCGGCGAGATCGGTCACGATGGATAGCCCCAGCCCCGAGCCCGGCTTGGATTCGTCGAGTCGCTGACCGCGCCGGGAGACCTGGGCGCGCTCGGCCTCGGAGAGGCCGCGTCCGTCGTCATCGACGATGAGCCGCAGTCTGGGGCCTGCCCCCGCCTGCGGCGGTGCATCGACCAGGACCTCGATGAAGACGCGCGAGGCCGCCCATTTGCAGGCATTGTCGACGAGGTTGCCGACCATCTCCTCCAAATCCTGCCGCTCGCCCCGGAATTTTGCCGCCGGATCGGCCTTGGCCTCGACGGCGATACCGCGGTCGCGGTGGATCTTCTCCATGGTCCGCCGCAACGCTTCGATGGCGGGCGCAACCTCCGTCACGGTGCCGACGACCGAGATCCTCGCCGCGATGCGGGCGCGCTCCAGATGATGGGTGAGTTGGTCGCGCATCACGGCCGCCTGCTCCATCACCTTGGCCGCGAACGGATCAGCGGCGTGCGAGCCGGCTTCGTTGACGATCACCGAGAGCGGCGTCTTGATCGCATGCGCGAGATTGCCGACATGGGTGCGGGCCCGTTCGACGATCTCGCGATTAGCGTCGATCAGCGCGTTGGTCTCGCGCGCGAGCGGCGCAATCTCGACCGGGAATTCGCCCTCGAGCCGCTCCGCCCGCCCGGAGCGGATGTCGGCGATGGATTCCGAGATGCGCTTGAGCGGCGCAAGGCCGAAACGGACCTGGAACACGGTGGTCAGCAGCAGCACGATGCCGAGCGCTGTGAAGGTGCCGCCGAGATAGTAGTCGAAGCTCCGCGTCTCGTCGAAGATCTCGGTGTCGTCGCCGGCGACGCTGACCAGATATTTGCCGTCGGCGCCGAGATCGACGGGACGCTCGACCATGCGCAAATTCTGCCCTTCCGGCCCGTCGACA is drawn from Bradyrhizobium diazoefficiens and contains these coding sequences:
- a CDS encoding HAMP domain-containing sensor histidine kinase, whose amino-acid sequence is MTAFGKLVRTTAFRLTLAYLLLFAMFAASLLAYFAWNTRRLITDEITQTVNAETSEISEIYGRRGLFGLVRTIEYRALRPGANLYLVTTPTGQAVAGNVGSLAPGVMATRGWSETAYRRIEDADDRDHRALVRVTELENGFRLLIGRDLAERRRLFGIVAKAAQWSVLIVVVLGLGGGVFVARRVLTRIDAMSGTAHRIMTGDLSERLPVGRSGDELDRLAENLNAMLERIEALMAGLKEVSDNIAHDLKTPLTRLRNRAEEALARSGCEADYRAALERTIEESDGLIRTFNALLMIARAESGQARGNMDDFDAADVANGIHELYEPLAEDDGMTLKVKTQAAPVHGNRELISQALANLVENAIKYGKPAAQSAGTVVSMDVRQITIEAKREGDQVLLSVADRGPGIPEADRKHVVERFVRLEASRTMPGSGLGLSLASAVATLHGGELRLGDAQPGLVATLLLPVRVGAGDRVAPPIPDVPQKVA
- a CDS encoding response regulator transcription factor codes for the protein MRLLIIEDDRESADYLVKAFREVGHIADHASDGEEGLSMAESGDYDVLVVDRMLPKRDGLALIGALRDKDDSTPVLILSALGQVDDRIKGLRAGGDDYLPKPYSFAELLARVEVLSRRRGGPAEDTLYRVGDLELDRLSHRVARGKDELTLQPREFRLLEYLMKHAGQVVTRTMLLENVWDYHFDPQTNVIDVHISRLRSKIDKGFERPLLHTIRGAGYMIRDGIR
- a CDS encoding Do family serine endopeptidase — encoded protein: MTDRPDLTNLPSYRQPRRSVFSARRIALMASVVAGLGIAVHGFSPSTSPADLFSSPAHAQVNNEVRKVERPIGFADIVERVKPSVISVKVNIKEKVASNDDGDDSASPFQPGSPMERFFRRFGGPDGFPGLKGGRGRIVQGQGSGFFISADGYAVTNNHVVDGADKVEVTTDEGKTYSAKVIGTDQRTDLALIKVEGGSNFPFAKLADGKPRIGDWVLAVGNPFGLGGTVTAGIVSASGRDIGNGPYDDFIQIDAPVNKGNSGGPAFNTDGEVMGVNTAIYSPSGGSVGIAFSIPANTVKSVVAQLKDKGSVSRGWIGVQIQPVTADIADSLGMKKAEGALVAEPQKDGPAAKAGIESGDVITSVNGESVKDARELARTIGGMAPGATVKLNVLHKGQDKVVNMTLGQLPNTVEAKADTDNDSGKGVNKGTDVPKLGMTVAPANSVAGAGKDGVVVTEVDPKSAAAERGFKEGDVILEVGGKSVSTAGEVRDAITAARTDNKNSVLMRVKSGGQSRFVAVPIAKG
- a CDS encoding cytochrome c-type biogenesis protein, with the translated sequence MRRMMAAIVALMLLAVPAVHAVQPDEIMADPVKEARARELSRELRCMVCQNQSIDDSDAPLARDLRLLVRERIAAGDSNSQVLDFLVARYGEFVLLKPRFERQTLLLWLLAPLLLAGGGFALWRQNRRARSGADLAAPPLTPDEEARLAALISDDATPSR
- a CDS encoding heme lyase CcmF/NrfE family subunit, with translation MIAEAGHYALVLALALALIQSSVPLIGARLRDPALMNVARSTALAQLLFVGASFLALVTLHVNSDFSVANVYENSHSMKPLIYKITGVWGNHEGSMLLWVSILALFGGLVAAFGNNLPLSLRAHVLAVQAWIASAFYLFILMTSNPFLRIVNPPIEGRDLNPVLQDIGLAVHPPMLYLGYVGFSISFSFAIAALLEGRIDAAWARWVRPWTLVAWIFLTLGIAMGSYWAYYELGWGGWWFWDPVENASLMPWLAGTALLHSALVMEKRNALKVWTILLSILTFSLSLLGTFLVRSGVITSVHAFANDPTRGVFILLILCLFIGGSLSLFAGRATSLKQGGLFAPISREGALVLNNLLLTVACAVVLFGTLYPLAMEVLADFKMSVGAPFYNLSFVPLFVLLLLAVPFGPMLSWKRGDLLGVTQRLLTAGVAGLVVIAIVWAWTRGGSALAPLAIGLGVFVIAGAMTDLAERTGLFRLPFATTLHRARGLPRSAWGSVFAHAGLGIALIGIVCETTWNSEYIATMKPNDVAQVAGYDLKLDGLLERQGPNYREMIAQFNVSRDGNALSVMTPSKRSFTTRGSSTTEAALLTRGASQLYISLGDVTAEGAIAVRIYHKPLVLLIWWGPVLMAFGGMLSLSDRRLRVGAPKPARAKQRLQPAE
- the ccmE gene encoding cytochrome c maturation protein CcmE translates to MTRKQRRMTIIGGSLAVLALAAALVLNALRDSIVFFSTPTMVAEKHVPPGKRFRLGGLVQPGSLQRGDNLAVTFEVADGGAKLPVAYKGILPDLFREGQGIVAEGALDAKGVFRADTVLAKHDETYMPKDVADALKKQGHWKDDYGAKASENAKASENAKASDGIKPAATTAQGNSQGAVR
- the ccmI gene encoding c-type cytochrome biogenesis protein CcmI, with the protein product MTLWFVFALMTVAAIFAVLWPLGRGGRPDNQGSEVAVYKDQLAEIERDLAAGLIAPPEAEAARVEISRRLLAAAGSESALAPTSSLKWRRAAAALALVGLPLVAVAIYVPLGSPALRDFPLAQRERGSGSGMGQSLENLVVQVQQHLDKNPTDGRGWNVLAPVLERLGRFDEAARAYRNSITYNGESAERRSDLGEAIAAAASGVVTAEAKTEFERAHALNADDPKANYFLGLAAEQDGRNGDAANIWRALLAKAPADAPWRPLVQTSLARVGGGGVTMPALSDETIAASKEMNDGDRNAMIRSMVERLATRLKQNGDDVEGWLRLVRAYLVMGDRDKAVGASTDARQAVAKDSERLRQLNEGLKTLGLDG
- a CDS encoding sensor histidine kinase, which encodes MPASSLANRLFLSATAWLVVILAITGVVLSSVYKNATERAFDRRLNLYLRTLIAEVATPDEPPDRQFQSLGEPLFELPLSGWYWQITRTDTAKPEVRSSRSLWDQKLPKLEDQGTELTAAGIRLAYVDGPEGQNLRMVERPVDLGADGKYLVSVAGDDTEIFDETRSFDYYLGGTFTALGIVLLLTTVFQVRFGLAPLKRISESIADIRSGRAERLEGEFPVEIAPLARETNALIDANREIVERARTHVGNLAHAIKTPLSVIVNEAGSHAADPFAAKVMEQAAVMRDQLTHHLERARIAARISVVGTVTEVAPAIEALRRTMEKIHRDRGIAVEAKADPAAKFRGERQDLEEMVGNLVDNACKWAASRVFIEVLVDAPPQAGAGPRLRLIVDDDGRGLSEAERAQVSRRGQRLDESKPGSGLGLSIVTDLAALYGGSLSLGSAPIGGLRAELVLPGI